In Candidatus Hydrogenedentota bacterium, one genomic interval encodes:
- a CDS encoding antibiotic biosynthesis monooxygenase, producing MNFSRRDFVAALLFSGAGAAFAADTTGGGAAADDGGRPVFVVAVIEVKHGKRAEFIEIFKGNVPNVVAESGCILYEPVVDFNSGIGSQAPLREDVVTVVEKWASIESLRTHLKAPHMAAYREQVKNLVANVTLQVMQPA from the coding sequence ATGAATTTCTCACGGAGAGATTTTGTTGCGGCATTGTTGTTTTCGGGCGCGGGCGCGGCGTTCGCGGCGGACACGACCGGCGGCGGGGCCGCGGCGGACGACGGCGGCAGGCCTGTCTTTGTTGTTGCGGTGATCGAGGTCAAGCACGGCAAGCGCGCCGAATTCATCGAGATATTCAAGGGTAATGTGCCGAACGTCGTAGCGGAGAGCGGCTGCATATTGTACGAGCCCGTTGTCGATTTCAATTCGGGCATCGGGTCTCAGGCGCCCCTCCGCGAAGACGTGGTGACCGTCGTCGAAAAATGGGCGAGTATCGAGTCGTTGCGCACACACCTGAAGGCCCCGCACATGGCCGCGTACCGCGAGCAGGTGAAGAACCTCGTCGCGAACGTGACGCTTCAGGTAATGCAGCCGGCCTGA